In Halichondria panicea chromosome 13, odHalPani1.1, whole genome shotgun sequence, one genomic interval encodes:
- the LOC135347046 gene encoding uncharacterized protein LOC135347046 isoform X1 — MKHGHVLVNIVNMLVFGPAGTGKTNLKHLLTDKPPPLQRDSTPCMEKPVRIRPVSNEKFRSTGRGWEEMSQPKLRKLLAQIIAKLPKESTDPSSALRVAESLKKMTTTELISVSDEPISGFKSTPSSNDSVALSGSARRLDRAINKVIASVVSGVAEELKPATQGTDQLSSSDQQEGELFDSNWVYVTDCGGQPQFHDISPLFIKHISVALIVLRLIDELSSFPTDEYYKDGKLVGSPHASHMTLRETLQSLIRSIESHTSQDKKPKMIFVGTFLDQLKSLDTLIKRNQEVLDMLPPDSKKLLVYNNLALNNLIFDLNTISRDEDSLATANRIRIAIERSIPLQVKMPIWWSFLDSLLQSLSATLERGVLSKQECLRLATRFHYVLQDLEAALVFFDNVCIAHYYPSILPNTVFVDAQIPLDKITELSQHAISLRNAEVKSRSTLSTRGIEAEWKRFRDEGIINLKFLRFFEKHYVKGIFSPEDMLLIMKELLVIAPIPLVESTLHQAEFFMPSLLKSIPPAELDKIRSSFTIAPLAIYFRSGCIRSGVFCCLVVDVIKRVGWKVLLPSGETSIFAKNCIQYEISDLPCTVTLIDSFSYMEVYIDVPVSLRNEVCPMIRNEILHSIKLSCAVLHYNNDTPKTAIFCPCKKSTGKLHLADVIERSGCKFWKCSLQTRVWGDLSDEHRIWLDNSEGSGASASVTGDMCTKMTLSDQQQQSGEASSDVNTDRKRHQLQYSGPSSPVMEPVCRMSDQYTRKPSSATGDTLMKTERKSHQQQYSGELSSVTVMEDVCKKTGVRDQQLNQEIPESDIILIAEKFPHLLNVHKALTMTDLQHVYEKLKSASPHWFNLGLALGLSHFVLTNIDSEHRGNNVSCLREMLAKLLSTQHVTWSLLSDGLKRPTVDLINLADSITDKLSPAMEHVCIKKTVMSDQQLYTNTAADVTEGKTSQDVLTSYPHTIPSGAGGPRTVTIEELKEHTKVTDSQLDTEIEKRDMLDLADHFDTVDTYAVQLGLSPAEQSDVRIAQLANGTQIAMDKALRLWRQHNPGAATYRALVEMLLRKGKEALAFEVCQSAAAKKPVQRKTCDVQ, encoded by the exons ATGAAGCACGGACACGTCTTGGTCAACATTGTCAACATGCTCGTGTTTGGACCGGCGGGAACAGGGAAGACCAACCTCAAGCACCTGCTAACTGACAAGCCCCCTCCACTACAGCGAGACAGCACTCCTTGTATGGAAAAGCCAGTACGCATTCGACCCGTGTCTAATGAAAAATTCAGGTCAACTGGAAGAGGCTGGGAAGAGATGTCTCAGCCAAAGCTGCGTAAGCTACTAGCTCAAATCATCGCCAAACTACCAAAAGAAAGCACCGATCCATCCTCGGCATTAAGGGTTGCCGAGAGCTTGAAGAAGATGACCACAACCGAGCTAATTTCTGTTTCTGATGAGCCAATTTCTGGTTTCAAATCGACTCCATCGAGCAACGATTCCGTCGCACTTTCTGGCTCTGCAAGAAGGTTGGACAGAGCTATCAATAAAGTGATAGCGAGtgtagtgagtggtgtggCAGAAGAGCTGAAGCCAGCCACACAGGGAACTGACCAACTGTCGAGCAGTGACCAGCAAGAAGGAGAACTGTTTGATTCCAACTGGGTGTACGTTACCGACTGCGGCGGACAACCCCAATTCCACGACATCAGCCCTCTCTTCATCAAGCACATTTCAGTGGCGTTGATAGTCCTGCGTTTGATTGACGAACTCTCCAGTTTCCCTACTGACGAGTACTACAAGGATGGGAAGCTTGTTGGTAGTCCTCATGCATCTCACATGACCCTCAGGGAGACACTTCAGAGTCTCATTCGATCCATTGAGTCCCATACCTCACAAGACAAGAAGCCGAAGATGATCTTTGTTGGCACGTTCTTAGATCAGCTCAAGAGCTTGGATACTCTTATCAAGAGGAATCAAGAGGTTCTCGACATGCTGCCACCCGATAGCAAGAAGCTATTGGTGTACAACAATCTTGCATTGAACAATCTGATTTTTGATCTCAACACGATCAGCCGAGATGAAGATTCACTGGCCACTGCCAATAGGATTAGAATAGCTATTGAGCGTTCTATTCCGCTACAAGTCAAAATGCCTATCTGGTGGTCCTTCTTGGATTCACTTCTCCAGAGTTTATCTGCCACTCTCGAGCGAGGTGTACTGAGCAAGCAAGAATGTCTCCGATTAGCCACTCGATTTCATTACGTGCTCCAAGATCTTGAAGCTGCTCTGGTCTTCTTTGACAACGTGTGTATAGCGCACTACTATCCCTCCATTCTCCccaacacagtgtttgtggatgCCCAGATTCCACTAGACAAGATCACCGAGCTCTCACAGCACGCCATCTCCCTGAGGAATGCTGAAGTCAAATCACGCTCTACTCTAAGTACAAGAGGGATCGAGGCCGAATGGAAGAGATTTCGAGACGAAGGCATAATCAATTTAAAGTTCCTACGATTCTTTGAGAAGCATTACGTTAAAGGCATCTTTTCTCCAGAAGATATGCTGTTGATCATGAAAGAGCTTCTCGTGATTGCTCCCATTCCACTAGTGGAGTCCACTCTCCACCAAGCCGAGTTCTTCATGCCATCTCTACTCAAATCCATCCCACCTGCTGAGCTAGATAAAATCCGTTCCTCCTTCACAATAGCGCCCCTCGCTATCTACTTTCGTAGTGGGTGTATTCGCTCTGGAGTCTTTTGCTGTCTAGTTGTGGACGTGATCAAGAGGGTGGGCTGGAAAGTTTTGCTCCCTTCAGGCGAAACAAGCATTTTTGCTAAAAATTGTATCCAGTATGAAATCTCCGATCTCCCGTGTACCGTGACTCTGATCGACTCCTTCTCATATATGGAAGTGTATATCGACGTCCCTGTTTCTCTTCGCAATGAAGTATGCCCTATGATTCGAAACGAAATTTTGCACAGCATTAAATTGTCGTGTGCAGTGTTGCATTACAACAACGACACACCCAAGACAGCCATCTTTTGCCCATGCAAGAAGAGCACTGGCAAATTGCACCTTGCTGATGTGATCGAACGGAGTGGCTGTAAGTTTTGGAAGTGCTCCCTTCAGACACGTGTGTGGGGAGATCTCAGTGATGAACATAGAATCTGGCTGGACAATAGCGAAGGTTCTG GTGCATCAGCCTCTGTTACGGGAGACATGTGTACAAAGATGACATTGAGTGATCAGCAGCAACAATCTG GTGAAGCCTCCTCAGATGTGAACACTGACAGAAAGAGACATCAGCTGCAATACTCCG GTCCATCGTCCCCTGTAATGGAACCTGTGTGTAGAATGAGTGATCAATATACCA GAAAACCATCGTCTGCTACGGGAGATACTCTTATGAAGACTGAGAGAAAGAGTCATCAGCAGCAATACTCCG GTGAATTGTcctctgttacagtaatggaagatgtgtgtaagaagactggagtgagAGACCAACAACTCAATCAAGAAATCCCTGAGAGTGACATCATTCTTATCGCGGAGAAATTTCCTCACCTGCTGAACGTGCACAAG GCTTTGACAATGACCGATCTACAACATGTTTACGAGAAACTTAAAAGTGCCAGCCCTCACTGGTTCAATCTGGGATTGGCTTTAGGTCTCAGTCATTTTGTTCTCACCAACATTGATAGCGAGCATCGTGGAAATAATGTATCGTGCTTGCGTGAAATGTTGGCCAAGCTCCTGAGTACACAACATGTAACATGGAGTCTCCTATCAGATGGTCTCAAAAGGCCCACTGTGGATCTCATCAATTTGGCTGATAGCATCACAG ACAAATTGTCTCCTGCAATGGAACATGTGTGTATTAAGAAGACGGTGATGAGTGATCAACAGCTATATACCA AcacagctgctgatgtcactGAAGGAAAGACCTCACAAGATGTCCTCACTTCATATCCACACACCATTCCCTCAG GAGCTGGTGGACCGAGGACTGTGACCATTGAGGAATTGAAGGAGCATACAAAAGTGACCGACTCTCAACTTGACACTGAAATTGAAAAGAGAGACATGTTGGACCTGGCAGATCACTTTGACACTGTGGACACCTACGCTGTACAACTGGGACTGAGTCCTGCAGAGCAAAGTGATGTCAGAATTGCTCAGCTTGCTAATGGCACACAAATAGCGATGGACAAGGCCTTGAGACTGTGGAGACAGCATAATCCAGGGGCCGCTACTTACAGAGCTCTGGTGGAGATGCTGTTGAGAAAGGGAAAGGAAGCATTGGCATTTGAAGTTTGTCAGTCAGCAGCAGCTAA aaaaccTGTGCAGAGGAAAACCTGTGATGTGCAATAG